One part of the Paenibacillus silvisoli genome encodes these proteins:
- a CDS encoding segregation and condensation protein A produces the protein MTVTYKLETFEGPLDLLLHLIDKAEIDIHEVSISEITDQYMDYLNAMQELELEVTSEFLVMAATLLSIKSKQLLPKPPVIEDDYYEEWPEEGLDPRDELIAKLIEYRKYKQIAEQLREQEFERSLVYTKEPEDLTPYMKAVPENPVKGLNVADLIAAFQKALRRAARRNVIATIQRDEISVKDRIRDIIDVLREYETVRFSKLIREDMSRHEVVVTFLALLELMKMKHIRCFQHSLFDDIVVHWRGEAVEGGFLETEVDY, from the coding sequence ATGACGGTGACGTATAAGCTTGAAACGTTCGAAGGACCGCTCGATCTTCTGCTTCATCTTATCGATAAAGCGGAAATCGACATTCATGAGGTGTCCATCAGCGAAATTACCGATCAATATATGGACTACTTGAATGCGATGCAGGAGCTCGAGCTGGAGGTTACGAGCGAATTTCTCGTCATGGCGGCCACTCTGCTGTCCATCAAGAGCAAGCAGCTGCTTCCGAAGCCGCCGGTCATTGAGGACGACTATTACGAGGAATGGCCAGAAGAAGGTCTCGATCCGCGCGATGAGCTGATCGCGAAGCTGATCGAGTACCGGAAATACAAGCAAATTGCCGAGCAGCTGCGCGAGCAGGAATTCGAACGGAGCCTGGTGTATACGAAAGAGCCGGAGGATTTGACTCCTTATATGAAGGCGGTTCCGGAAAATCCCGTAAAGGGGCTGAACGTCGCCGATCTCATCGCGGCATTCCAGAAGGCGCTCCGCAGGGCGGCAAGACGCAATGTCATCGCGACCATTCAGCGCGACGAAATATCGGTCAAAGACCGGATACGCGATATTATCGACGTGCTGCGCGAGTACGAAACGGTCCGCTTCTCCAAGCTGATCCGCGAAGACATGAGCCGGCACGAGGTGGTCGTTACGTTTCTGGCGCTGCTCGAGCTGATGAAGATGAAGCATATCCGCTGCTTCCAGCACAGCCTGTTTGATGATATCGTCGTTCATTGGAGAG
- the lysA gene encoding diaminopimelate decarboxylase translates to MYLHGTSKINAQGHLEIGGCDTADLAAQFGTPLYIVDETLVRQRAREYVESFRASGLKFQVAYASKAFSVMAMCAIAEQEGLSLDVVSDGELYTALKAGFPAARIHFHGNNKTPDEINMALDANIGCFVVDNFNEMHLLNALAGDKGKKVNVLLRITPGVEAHTHDYISTGQTDSKFGFDLGNGTAYKAIQEADAQPNLELLGVHSHIGSQIFEVEGFQMAVDKVAGFAVQVREELNITFRVINLGGGFGIRYVEGDTPLPISQYVKAITDSIKTNFSNAGYPLPEIWVEPGRSMVGDAGTTLYTIGTSKEIPGVRKYIAVDGGMTDNPRPALYESRYEAVIANRANAPVEETVTVAGKCCESGDKLIIDIELPKAENGDLLAVFCTGAYNYAMASNYNRIRRPAVVFVKDGAADLAVKRESLDDIIGNDVIPARMQQTSAAK, encoded by the coding sequence ATGTACTTACACGGTACCAGCAAAATCAACGCACAAGGCCATCTTGAAATCGGCGGCTGCGACACAGCCGATCTGGCCGCACAATTCGGCACGCCGCTTTACATCGTCGACGAGACGCTCGTTCGCCAAAGAGCGCGTGAGTACGTGGAATCTTTCCGCGCTTCCGGTCTTAAGTTCCAAGTAGCCTATGCAAGCAAAGCGTTCAGCGTGATGGCGATGTGCGCGATTGCCGAGCAAGAAGGACTGTCGCTGGACGTCGTTTCCGACGGCGAGCTTTACACGGCGCTTAAAGCCGGCTTCCCGGCAGCGCGCATTCACTTCCACGGCAACAACAAAACGCCTGACGAAATCAACATGGCGCTTGACGCAAACATCGGCTGCTTCGTAGTCGACAACTTCAACGAAATGCACCTGCTGAACGCATTGGCGGGCGACAAGGGCAAAAAAGTAAACGTATTGCTTCGCATTACGCCAGGCGTAGAAGCACATACGCATGACTATATCTCGACGGGCCAAACCGACTCCAAATTCGGCTTCGACCTTGGCAACGGCACGGCGTACAAAGCGATTCAAGAAGCGGATGCGCAGCCGAACCTTGAGCTGCTCGGCGTTCACTCGCATATCGGCTCGCAAATTTTCGAAGTCGAAGGCTTCCAAATGGCTGTCGACAAAGTAGCGGGCTTCGCCGTTCAAGTGCGCGAAGAGCTGAATATCACGTTCCGCGTCATCAACCTTGGCGGCGGTTTCGGCATCCGCTACGTGGAAGGCGATACGCCGCTTCCGATCTCGCAATATGTAAAGGCGATCACCGATTCCATCAAAACGAACTTCTCGAACGCGGGCTACCCGCTTCCTGAAATTTGGGTCGAGCCGGGCCGCAGCATGGTTGGCGACGCAGGCACGACATTGTACACGATCGGGACAAGCAAAGAAATCCCGGGCGTTCGCAAATACATCGCCGTTGACGGCGGTATGACAGACAACCCGCGTCCGGCTCTGTACGAGTCGAGGTACGAAGCGGTCATCGCGAACCGCGCTAACGCGCCGGTTGAAGAAACGGTTACGGTTGCGGGCAAATGCTGCGAGAGCGGCGACAAATTGATTATCGATATCGAGCTGCCTAAAGCGGAAAACGGCGACTTGCTTGCTGTATTCTGCACGGGAGCGTACAATTATGCTATGGCGAGCAACTATAACCGCATTCGCCGTCCGGCAGTCGTCTTCGTTAAAGACGGCGCGGCTGACCTAGCTGTCAAACGGGAATCGCTTGACGATATTATCGGCAATGATGTCATTCCTGCGCGCATGCAGCAAACGTCGGCAGCTAAATAA
- a CDS encoding peptidylprolyl isomerase: MAKQAFITMENGAEVVLDLFDKDAPNTVANFEKLANEGFYNGLTFHRVIPGFVAQGGCPNGSGTGGPGYQINCEINPNKHERGSLAMAHAGRNTGGSQFYIAYQPQPHLDGGHTVFGKVAKGMEHVDAFKGRDKMSKVEVKEV, encoded by the coding sequence ATGGCAAAGCAAGCATTCATTACAATGGAGAACGGCGCCGAAGTCGTTCTTGACCTCTTCGACAAGGATGCTCCGAACACGGTAGCAAACTTCGAGAAGCTGGCGAACGAAGGCTTCTATAACGGTTTGACGTTCCACCGCGTCATTCCGGGCTTCGTAGCGCAAGGCGGTTGCCCGAACGGTTCCGGCACTGGCGGCCCGGGCTACCAAATCAACTGCGAGATCAACCCGAACAAGCATGAGCGCGGATCGCTCGCAATGGCGCACGCCGGCCGCAACACGGGCGGCAGCCAATTCTATATCGCGTACCAGCCGCAGCCGCATCTTGACGGCGGCCACACCGTTTTCGGTAAAGTGGCGAAAGGCATGGAGCATGTCGACGCTTTCAAAGGCCGCGACAAAATGAGCAAGGTTGAAGTAAAAGAGGTTTAA
- the ribD gene encoding bifunctional diaminohydroxyphosphoribosylaminopyrimidine deaminase/5-amino-6-(5-phosphoribosylamino)uracil reductase RibD, which yields MSIEILNDETYMRLALDMAGKAQGQTDINPVVGCVVVKEGRIVGLGAHLRRGEGHAEVHALKMAGEQAEGATVYVTLEPCSHHGKTPPCCERLIEAKAARVVVACTDPNPQVAGRGIERLRQAGIAVDVGLLGDESMRMNEMFNKYIVTRLPFVTMKSAMTLDGKLAAKTSDSRYVSGPSARELTHTLRHRHMGIMVGVETALADDPELTTRLSVPAVHPIRIIVDSSLRLPLNARMLQDRTSRVIVLTTSRADASKRDALIAAGVEVIACGDGERVDLQLAMQELGAREIGSILLEGGGKLNGAMLELGLIDKLLLFVAPKVIGGSEAPGVFQFGGFEKMADAIRLQDMSVEKIGGDVLISGYFRSPSGHHSGGAE from the coding sequence ATGTCGATCGAGATTTTAAACGATGAAACGTATATGCGGCTGGCGCTGGATATGGCGGGCAAGGCGCAGGGCCAGACGGACATCAATCCGGTAGTCGGCTGCGTCGTCGTCAAAGAAGGCCGCATCGTCGGCCTTGGCGCGCATCTCCGCCGGGGAGAGGGCCATGCCGAGGTGCATGCGTTGAAAATGGCGGGCGAACAGGCGGAAGGCGCCACGGTCTATGTGACGCTGGAGCCTTGCAGCCATCACGGCAAAACGCCGCCATGCTGCGAGCGGCTCATCGAGGCGAAGGCAGCGCGCGTCGTCGTCGCCTGCACCGATCCGAACCCGCAGGTTGCGGGCCGTGGGATCGAGCGGCTTAGACAGGCCGGTATTGCCGTCGACGTAGGGCTGCTTGGAGACGAGTCGATGCGGATGAACGAAATGTTCAATAAATATATCGTCACCCGGCTGCCGTTCGTGACGATGAAATCGGCGATGACGCTGGACGGAAAGCTGGCGGCGAAGACTAGCGACAGCCGGTACGTGAGCGGCCCGTCGGCAAGAGAGCTGACGCATACGCTCCGGCATCGCCATATGGGCATCATGGTTGGCGTCGAGACGGCGCTTGCGGATGATCCCGAGCTGACGACCCGGCTGTCGGTGCCGGCGGTGCATCCGATCCGGATCATCGTCGACTCATCCTTGCGGCTGCCGCTGAACGCGCGCATGCTGCAGGATCGTACGTCCCGCGTCATCGTGCTCACGACGTCTAGAGCTGACGCTTCGAAGCGTGACGCGCTCATCGCAGCCGGCGTAGAGGTGATCGCTTGCGGCGATGGCGAACGCGTTGATCTGCAGCTCGCGATGCAGGAGCTGGGCGCGCGAGAGATCGGCTCGATATTGCTCGAGGGCGGCGGCAAGCTGAACGGCGCGATGCTGGAGCTCGGATTGATCGATAAGCTGCTGCTGTTCGTAGCGCCGAAGGTCATCGGCGGTTCCGAGGCGCCAGGCGTCTTCCAATTCGGCGGCTTCGAGAAAATGGCCGATGCGATCCGGCTTCAGGATATGTCGGTAGAGAAAATCGGCGGCGACGTGCTGATCAGCGGTTACTTTCGCAGCCCGTCCGGCCACCACTCCGGTGGAGCCGAATAA
- the ribE gene encoding riboflavin synthase, which yields MFTGLIEEIGSLKKVHRQGEAMVLTIEGPHVLKDAAIGDSISVNGVCLTVTELQSASIFTVDVMPQTFRHTNLKNIRPGEKVNLERAMQAGGRFGGHIVQGHVDGTGEVLSRENNANAVVFTIRLHDASLMRYIIPQGSVTLDGISLTVVNAGETSFSVSIIPHTLRETALQLKQAGSEINVECDVLGKYVDHLLHFKGAGSGEGNGGPSAPAKSGITAAFLAENGFF from the coding sequence ATGTTCACCGGGCTTATCGAAGAAATCGGGTCGTTAAAGAAGGTTCACCGACAAGGCGAAGCGATGGTGCTGACCATTGAAGGGCCGCATGTGCTGAAGGATGCCGCCATCGGCGACAGCATTTCGGTCAACGGCGTATGCTTGACGGTAACCGAGCTGCAGAGCGCTTCCATCTTCACGGTCGATGTCATGCCGCAAACGTTTCGCCATACGAACCTGAAAAATATCCGGCCTGGCGAGAAGGTCAATTTGGAGCGGGCCATGCAAGCGGGCGGACGCTTCGGCGGACATATCGTTCAAGGCCATGTAGACGGCACGGGCGAAGTGCTTTCCAGAGAAAACAATGCGAACGCGGTCGTGTTTACGATCAGGCTGCATGACGCAAGTCTCATGCGCTACATTATCCCGCAGGGCTCCGTCACGCTGGACGGCATCAGCTTGACGGTGGTAAACGCGGGCGAAACGAGCTTTTCCGTTTCCATTATTCCGCATACGCTCCGCGAGACGGCGCTGCAGCTGAAGCAGGCGGGGAGCGAAATCAACGTGGAGTGCGACGTGCTCGGCAAATATGTCGACCATCTGCTTCATTTCAAAGGCGCTGGTTCAGGCGAAGGAAACGGCGGCCCATCCGCCCCGGCCAAGAGCGGCATTACGGCGGCGTTTTTGGCGGAGAACGGATTTTTCTAG
- a CDS encoding bifunctional 3,4-dihydroxy-2-butanone-4-phosphate synthase/GTP cyclohydrolase II: protein MNSAAFNTIEEAIYDLILGKAIIVVDDEDRENEGDLIALASKATPEVINFMITEARGLVCVPITAERAEELDLPPMVQRNTDYHGTAFTVSVDHASTTTGISAYERSQTIQALIDPNTKADDFRRPGHIFPLIAKKGGVLRRAGHTEAAIDLARMCGSTPAAVICEIIKEDGSMARLPDLIEFKEKHDLKLISIQELIHYRNEKEKLVERVVDVKMPTDFGVFRAVGYTNEVDNKEHVALVKGEIDPSQPTLVRVHSECLTGDVFHSHRCDCGPQLEAALRQINEAGRGVLLYMRQEGRGIGLINKLKAYQLQEQGLDTVDANIKLGFKPDLRDYGIGAQILKDLGIRKMRLLTNNPRKIRGLEGYGIEVVERVPIQMDANEDNNNYLLTKKSKLGHLLKFDDMPQ, encoded by the coding sequence ATGAATAGCGCCGCATTTAATACAATTGAAGAAGCGATCTACGATTTGATATTGGGCAAAGCCATCATTGTCGTCGATGACGAGGACCGCGAGAATGAGGGCGATCTGATCGCGCTGGCGAGCAAAGCGACGCCGGAAGTGATCAACTTCATGATTACCGAAGCCCGCGGCCTGGTATGCGTGCCGATAACGGCAGAGCGCGCCGAGGAGCTGGATTTGCCGCCGATGGTGCAGCGCAACACCGATTACCACGGAACGGCGTTCACCGTTTCGGTCGACCATGCGTCGACGACGACGGGCATTTCCGCCTACGAGCGGTCGCAAACGATTCAAGCGCTGATCGATCCGAACACGAAGGCGGACGATTTCCGTCGTCCGGGTCATATTTTCCCATTGATCGCGAAGAAAGGCGGCGTCCTGCGCCGGGCCGGCCACACGGAGGCCGCTATCGATTTAGCCCGTATGTGCGGCTCCACGCCGGCGGCTGTCATTTGCGAAATCATTAAAGAGGACGGCTCGATGGCCCGCCTTCCGGATCTGATCGAGTTCAAAGAGAAGCACGACTTGAAGCTGATTTCGATTCAGGAGCTGATCCATTACCGCAACGAGAAGGAGAAGCTGGTCGAGCGCGTCGTCGACGTGAAAATGCCGACCGACTTCGGCGTCTTCCGCGCGGTAGGCTATACGAACGAGGTCGACAACAAGGAGCACGTCGCGCTCGTGAAAGGCGAAATCGATCCTTCGCAGCCGACGCTCGTCCGCGTACATTCCGAGTGCTTGACCGGCGATGTCTTCCACTCGCACCGCTGCGATTGCGGTCCGCAGCTGGAAGCCGCGCTACGCCAAATTAACGAAGCCGGCAGAGGCGTGCTGCTGTACATGCGCCAGGAAGGCCGCGGAATCGGCCTGATCAACAAATTGAAGGCGTACCAGCTGCAGGAGCAGGGATTGGATACGGTCGACGCGAATATTAAACTGGGCTTTAAGCCCGACCTTCGCGATTACGGCATCGGCGCGCAAATTTTGAAGGATCTCGGCATCCGCAAAATGCGCCTGCTTACGAATAATCCGCGCAAAATCCGCGGCTTGGAAGGCTACGGAATCGAGGTTGTCGAGCGCGTTCCGATTCAGATGGACGCGAACGAAGACAACAACAACTATTTGCTCACGAAAAAATCAAAGCTCGGCCATCTGCTGAAGTTTGATGATATGCCGCAATAA
- the ribH gene encoding 6,7-dimethyl-8-ribityllumazine synthase: MPQVFEGHLISEGLRYGVVVGRFNEFISSKLLGGALDAFKRHGAADSEVDVAWVPGAFEIPLIAQKMAESGKYDAVITLGAVIRGSTPHFDYVCNEAAKGVAAIGLKTGVPTIFGVLTVDSIEQAIERAGTKAGNKGWEAAVTAIEMANLTKVLQG, translated from the coding sequence ATGCCGCAAGTATTTGAAGGTCACTTAATTTCCGAAGGATTGCGATATGGCGTCGTTGTCGGACGTTTTAACGAATTTATTTCCAGCAAGCTGCTGGGCGGCGCGCTTGACGCTTTCAAGCGTCACGGCGCGGCCGACAGCGAAGTGGACGTCGCTTGGGTTCCGGGCGCGTTCGAAATTCCGCTTATCGCGCAAAAAATGGCGGAGAGCGGCAAGTACGACGCCGTTATTACGCTTGGCGCCGTTATCCGGGGGTCAACGCCTCACTTTGACTACGTGTGCAACGAAGCGGCGAAGGGCGTTGCCGCGATCGGCCTGAAAACCGGCGTACCGACGATTTTCGGCGTATTGACCGTCGATTCCATCGAGCAGGCGATTGAGCGCGCAGGCACGAAGGCCGGCAACAAAGGCTGGGAAGCGGCCGTTACGGCGATCGAAATGGCGAACCTGACGAAGGTGCTTCAAGGTTAA